Genomic window (Pseudomonas azadiae):
TTTTCGGGTGCTATCGCTCAATAGCTTGGCGGGCGTAACCTGCCGTCGCCTGATGCTAAACGGCGAAGCTTTCAGTAACCTTTCAACTGTCTTTCACTGTTTTCGGGCTTCACAGGGCAGTCGGCGCCTGTAAACTGCCTCGCAAAGCGTGGCGCCGACCACCCCGAATAAGGTAGAAATCCATGCGTGTCCTTCTGGTTGAAGACCACCTGCAGCTCGCCGAAAGTGTGGCCCAGGCGCTCAAGAGCACGGGTTTGACCGTCGATGTGCTGCACGATGGCGTGGCCGCGGACCTCGCCCTGAGCAGCGAGGAATATGCGGTGGTCATCCTTGATGTGGGCTTGCCGCGCATGGACGGTTTCGAGGTGCTCGCACGTTTGCGCAGCCGTGGAAAAAACCTGCCGGTGCTGATGCTGACCGCGCGCAGTGATGTGAAGGACCGCGTTCACGGCCTGAACCTTGGGGCTGACGACTACCTTGCCAAACCTTTCGAACTGACGGAATTGGAAGCGCGGGTCAAGGCACTGCTGCGACGCAGCGTGTTGGGCGGTGAGCGTCAGCAGACCTGCGGTGTGCTGGTCTACGACCTCGACACGCGGCGGTTCACCGTGGGCGGCGAGTTGATGACGCTCACCTCCCGTGAACAGGCGGTGCTGGAAGCGCTGATCGCCCGTCCGGGACGGGTGATGAGCAAGGAACAGCTGGCCTCCCAGGTGTTCGGCCTCGACGAAGAGGCCAGCCCCGATGCCATCGAGATCTACGTGCACCGCCTGCGCAAGAAACTTGACGGCCAGCCCATCGCCATCGTGACCTTCCGTGGCCTCGGCTATTTGCTGGAAGCCCGCGATGTATAAGCCCAGCAGCCTGCGCTGGCGCTTGC
Coding sequences:
- a CDS encoding response regulator, producing the protein MRVLLVEDHLQLAESVAQALKSTGLTVDVLHDGVAADLALSSEEYAVVILDVGLPRMDGFEVLARLRSRGKNLPVLMLTARSDVKDRVHGLNLGADDYLAKPFELTELEARVKALLRRSVLGGERQQTCGVLVYDLDTRRFTVGGELMTLTSREQAVLEALIARPGRVMSKEQLASQVFGLDEEASPDAIEIYVHRLRKKLDGQPIAIVTFRGLGYLLEARDV